ACAAATGTAAATATAAAACAAAAAACTATTCAAATATTATCCAATTATTACCAAAATAACTTATTAATATTATCAAAAATATTAGAAATAATAAAAATAATCAGTATCAATAATGACTTAAAAACAAAAAATATTGATGAAGAAATTATTGAAAATTTTATACAATTTAAAATTACTGACTTTATACATGAATTGTTATCTAAAAATACAATACAAGCTATAAAAATTTTAAATCACTTTAAAAAAAAAAAATATGATAAACTATTATTAATACAAAAAATACAAACATATTTAATACATTTTGTAAAAATTCAAAACAACATGCCTCTTAATACCAAACAATATTCATCAAATAATATAAATAAAATATTTAAAAAAAATAATTATCATATCAGAAATAAAAAATTATATAAAATTATTAATTTTTTAACTAAAATAGAAATTAAAATTAAAAAATATAATACTAAATTATTTTGGTTTAACTTAAAAATATTAATTACTATGTTTTAAAAATATTACATATTTATATGCAATAATATTTATTAAATATAATATTAATAATATCAAATTTATCATAAATAAAAAAAATATGCTTCTTAAAATATTAAATTTAACACATTTAAGATGTCCAGATACTATTATAGTAATTCGAAAAAATATTAGAAATATACAATATGGAGAAAAAATACTTATCCTATCAAATGATATTTCCACTACTTGGGACATACCTTTATTATGTAATTGTATGAATTATACTTTATTAAAAAAAAATACTCACCAAAAACCATATCAATTTTTAATTAAAAAATAAAAATTAAACTATTTATATCAAAATTTCGTTATATTATCGTAACAAAATCATTAACATTCTACGTATTGGTTCTGCAGCACCCCATAATAATTGATCACCTACAGTAAATATTGATAAATATTTAGAACCTATATTTAACATTCTAATCCGTCCAACAGCTATATCTAATGTTCCTGTAACAGATACTGGGGTTAAACCATCTATAGTAGATTGAAAATCATTAGGAATAATTTTAATCCAATCATTATGTGCTTTTAAAATGTTCGTAATTTCAGAAACAGATATATTTTTTTTTAGTTTAATAATAAATGATTGACTGTGACAACGTAATGCTCCAACTCGAACACAAGTCCCATCAACTGGAATAATATTTTTCAAATTTAATATTTTATTCATTTCTTGTTGTACTTTCCATTCTTCACGAGTTTGACCATTTTGCATACCCATATCAATCCAAGGTAATACATTACCAGCTAAAGGAACATGAAAAAATTTTTTAGGACATTGACCATAACGTAAACAATCAGAAACTTTTTTTTCTATTTCTAATACACTATTCATTTCTAATGCTAAATCATAAGAAACAACATTATATAAATATCCCATTTGGTGTAATAATTCTATAACATTTTTTGATCCAGCACCAGATGCTGCTTGATACGTAGAAAATATAATATTTTCTACTAATTTACTTTTCAATAATCCCCCTAATGCCATAAGCATTAAACTTACCGTACAATTACCACCAACAAACGTTTTAATCCCTTTTTCAATAGAATCATTTATTAATTTAATATTTATAGGATCTAATACTATAATTGAATCATTTTCCATTCGTAAAGTAGATGCTGCATCTATCCAATATCCTAACCATCCAACAGACCGTAACTGATTATAAATTATATTAGTATAATCTCCTCCTTGACATGTAATAATAATATCCATTTTTTGTAGATCTACAATATTATAAGCATCTTGTAAAATATGTTTCTTAGAAAAATTTAAAAAATTAGGTGCATATTTTCCCACTTGTGATGTTGAAAAAAACACTGGATTAATATTCAAAAAATTATTTTCTTCAATCATTCTTGATATTAATACAGATCCCACCATACCTCTCCAACCAACAAACCCAACAAATTTTTTCATAATAATTTATTACGAATATTTTATTTTAAAAAAATAATTATAATTTCAAATAAATAATATTCGTTCCTTATAGTTTCATAAATAAAATTTAATAATTAATTTTATAATATACAAAATATATATTATTATAATATATTATCCAAGTATTTTATATAAATAATATATATTTCTAAAATAAAAATATACAAAAAGGAAAAAAAATGAATGAAATTATTTCTACGACTATATTATTAATACTAATTATGGATCCATTAGGTAATCTACCAATTTTTATGTCAGTATTAAAACATTTACATCCTAAAAGACGTGTTATAGTTTTAATGAGAGAAATGATAATTGCTTTAATAATCATGGTATTATTTTTACTTGTTGGAGAAAAAACATTATCATTACTTGATTTAAAATCTGAAACAGTATCAATTTCTGGAGGTATTATATTATTTTTAATAGCAATTAAAATGATATTTCCAAATATGAAAGAAAATGAAGAATTAATGAACCAATCTGAACCTTTTCTAGTTCCTTTAGCTATTCCATTAGTTGCAGGACCATCGTTATTAGCAACATTAATGTTATTGTCACATCAATATTCACATCAAGTCAGTTCGTTATTAATATCATTATTATTGGCTTGGGGATCAACAATGATGATTTTATTATCATCAGGAACATTTTTAAAATTTTTAGGTACTAATGGAGTACATGCTTTAGAACGACTTATGGGTTTAATATTAATTATGTTATCAACACAAATGTTTTTAGATGGAATGACTGCATGGTTTAAAATATAAAACAAATTAAATTTCAACGATCAACATATTGTTGATAACAATAGAAGTATTATGTAAAATGTATTTAAAAATAATAAACAATATTACATAATAATTATATAATAATTTTATTAATATAATATACAATAAAATATACTATTTTATATAATACATTCTTTTAAATTAAATATTAAATATAAAATAACATTATATGAATATAAATATAGTAAAAAAAAATGAAAATCAAAAATATGCTTCATATGAACGAATTAAATTTAAAAAATAAAAAAGTTTTAATACGAGTTGATTTCAATGTTCCAATAGTAAACAATAAAATCATGTCTGATATGCGAATTCAAGCAAGTATACCTACGATTCAATTAGCATTAAAAAATCATGCAAAAGTAATAGTTATGTCACATTTAGGAAGACCAAAAGAAGGAAAATATCAAAAACAATTCTCTTTATTACCAATATTTCAATATTTAAAAAAAATATTTAATAAAACAAAAATATATTTTTCTAATAATCTTAATAAAATACAAATAAATTCAGGAGAACTATTAATATTAGAAAATGTTAGATTTAACATAGGAGAAAAAAATAATGACATTTCTTTATCACAAAAATACGCTTCTTTATGTGACATTTTTGTTATGGATGCTTTTGGAAGTGCTCACAGAAAAGAATCATCCACATTCGGTATAGGAATGTTTACAAAAATTGCTTGTGCTGGACCTTTATTAATTTCAGAAATTAAAAAATTAAGTATTGTTTTAAAAAATCCTGAAAGGCCTATGATTTCTATAGTAGGAGGATCAAAAATATCAACCAAATTTAAATTAATTCAATCATTAGCTAAACTTTCAGATACAGTAATAGTAGGAGGTGGAATTGCAAATACTTTTTTAGCTATTGATTATAACATTGGAAAATCTCTTTATGAACCTAAATTTATAGATATGGCAAAAAAAATCAAACATCAATATAACATTATTATACCTATTGATTCCAGAGTAGGAACAAATTTTTCAACAAAATCATCAGCAATTGTTAAAAAACCATTTGAAATCCATAATAATGAAGAAATTATGGATTTAGGTGACAAAAGTATTGAAAATATGACAAAAATCATTAAAAAAGCAAAAACAATTTTATGGAATGGACCAGTAGGAGTATTTGAATTTCCTAAATTTAGTATAGGAACTAAAAAATTAGCAACAAGTATTGCTAATAGTAAAGCATTTTCTATAGCAGGAGGAGGAGAAACAATATCTGTTATTAACATGTTTAATATTCAAAATAAAATATCTTATATATCTACTGGAGGAGGAGCATTTTTAGAATTTATAGAAAAAAACACATTATCTTCTATACATATGTTAGAAATATCCAAAAAAAAATATAATCTAAAAAATAATAAAATCATTTAAAAATAAAAAATATTATTTAGGAAAATAAATGGAAAAAAAATTAAATTTTATAAAACCCGGAATAATTTTTGGAAAAGATATTCAAAAAATATTTCAATTAGCAAAAAGTAATAATTTTGCAATACCAGCAATTAATTGTATTAATATTGATTCTATAAATAGTGTTTTAGAAACTGCATCAAACATGAAAGCACCTGTAATTATACAATTCTCATACGGAGGATCGTCATTCTTTTCTGGAATAGGATTACAATCTTCTTCTCCAAAAAAAGAAATATTAGGTTCTTTATCAGGAGCTCAACATGTTCATTTACTTGCTAAACATTATGGTGTACCTGTAATACTACATACAGACCATTGTTATAAAAATACACTATCATGGATTGATGGATTATTAGAAAAAGGAGAAAAAAATTTTATTCAAAAAGGATATCCAATCTTTTCATCACATATGATAGATTTATCCCAAGAAAAGTTAAAATCAAATATAGAAATATGTACCAAATATTTACAAAAAATGAGTAAAATAAATATGTTTTTAGAAATTGAATTAGGTTGTACAGGAGGTGAAGAAGATGGGGTAAATAATTGTAATATAGATTCTTCTTTATTATATACTACTCCTCAAGAAGTACAATATGCATATGAAAAATTAATACAAATTAGTCCAAATTTTACTATTGCTGCTTCTTTTGGAAATGTACATGGAGTATATCAACCAGGAAATATATCTTTAAAACCTAAAATACTTAAAAAATCACAAAAATATACAAAAAAACAAAATAATTTAACAAATTCTCATCCTATCAATTTCGTTTTTCATGGAGGATCAGGATCATCAATATCCGATATCCAAGAATCTATTCAATATGGAGTAGTTAAAATGAATATTGATACAGATATACAATGGGCATCTTGGTCAGGAATTTATAAATATTACAAAAAAAACAAATTGTATTTACAAAGTCAATTAGGTAATCCAAAAGGAATACACCAACCAAATAAACAATATTATGATCCTAGATCTTGGATAAGATCATCACAAATTTCTATATGTTGTCAATTAAAAAAAATATTTAAACAACTCAATTGTTATAACTTAATTTAAAGATAATATAAAAAATTTTATTAATTTTATCATATATATGCGTATTAAATAATAATTTACATTTTTAAGATATTAGTTTAAATTTAAAACATTCTCATATAATTATTTCTACTTAATGCTGGAAAAAAAAATGCACGAATTAAACGTAATTAATAATATTAATTATGTTGGCAATTGGATCGTTCATAATCGAATTATATTTTTAAATAATCATATGATCAATATTATTTTCGCAATTACGATAATGATATTAGGCTTTATTATTGCTAAAATATTATCTATAGGAATTAAAACAGTACTTTCATCTAAACATATCGATACTACAATATCAGAATTTCTTTCTACTTTATCAAAATATATAATTATCACATGTTCAACAATTACATCTTTAAGTTATATAGGTGTTCAAACAACATCGGTTATTGCCATATTAGGAGCAGCTGGCATGGCAATAGGATTAGCATTACAAGGATCATTATCAAATTTTTCGTCCGGAATATTATTAATTCTTCTCAGTCCATTAAGAACAGGAGAATATGTCGTTTTAGGAAAAGCTACAGGAACAGTATTAAATATACATATATTTTATACAACACTACGTACATTAGATGGTAAAATTATTATCGTTCCTAATAATAAAATTACTTCTAATAATATTATTAATTATTCGAGAGAACCATATCGAAGAAACGAATTTGTTATTCATATCCCATATAATGCTAATGTAGATACTGTAATTCAAATCCTAAAAAAAGTTATTCATGAAGAACCTAAAATTATACAA
This portion of the Buchnera aphidicola (Stegophylla sp.) genome encodes:
- a CDS encoding YhgN family NAAT transporter; the encoded protein is MNEIISTTILLILIMDPLGNLPIFMSVLKHLHPKRRVIVLMREMIIALIIMVLFLLVGEKTLSLLDLKSETVSISGGIILFLIAIKMIFPNMKENEELMNQSEPFLVPLAIPLVAGPSLLATLMLLSHQYSHQVSSLLISLLLAWGSTMMILLSSGTFLKFLGTNGVHALERLMGLILIMLSTQMFLDGMTAWFKI
- the fbaA gene encoding class II fructose-bisphosphate aldolase, with protein sequence MEKKLNFIKPGIIFGKDIQKIFQLAKSNNFAIPAINCINIDSINSVLETASNMKAPVIIQFSYGGSSFFSGIGLQSSSPKKEILGSLSGAQHVHLLAKHYGVPVILHTDHCYKNTLSWIDGLLEKGEKNFIQKGYPIFSSHMIDLSQEKLKSNIEICTKYLQKMSKINMFLEIELGCTGGEEDGVNNCNIDSSLLYTTPQEVQYAYEKLIQISPNFTIAASFGNVHGVYQPGNISLKPKILKKSQKYTKKQNNLTNSHPINFVFHGGSGSSISDIQESIQYGVVKMNIDTDIQWASWSGIYKYYKKNKLYLQSQLGNPKGIHQPNKQYYDPRSWIRSSQISICCQLKKIFKQLNCYNLI
- the asd gene encoding aspartate-semialdehyde dehydrogenase, which translates into the protein MKKFVGFVGWRGMVGSVLISRMIEENNFLNINPVFFSTSQVGKYAPNFLNFSKKHILQDAYNIVDLQKMDIIITCQGGDYTNIIYNQLRSVGWLGYWIDAASTLRMENDSIIVLDPINIKLINDSIEKGIKTFVGGNCTVSLMLMALGGLLKSKLVENIIFSTYQAASGAGSKNVIELLHQMGYLYNVVSYDLALEMNSVLEIEKKVSDCLRYGQCPKKFFHVPLAGNVLPWIDMGMQNGQTREEWKVQQEMNKILNLKNIIPVDGTCVRVGALRCHSQSFIIKLKKNISVSEITNILKAHNDWIKIIPNDFQSTIDGLTPVSVTGTLDIAVGRIRMLNIGSKYLSIFTVGDQLLWGAAEPIRRMLMILLR
- the tusA gene encoding sulfurtransferase TusA, producing MLLKILNLTHLRCPDTIIVIRKNIRNIQYGEKILILSNDISTTWDIPLLCNCMNYTLLKKNTHQKPYQFLIKK
- a CDS encoding DNA polymerase III subunit delta, with protein sequence MINITIHNLEQELKKKIYFYHFIIEKEFVIYQEIKKTILNFCKINNFLHTVYIIIQYNIDWEKIYFEYKQKNFFIKKKIIIVNIKNKVLDLYTIQKIHQITQHKNKNIAIIFELNNLNSNYKIPYLIKIFNTIDGIMILGKKLKTPEIKKWIKKKIINTNVNIKQKTIQILSNYYQNNLLILSKILEIIKIISINNDLKTKNIDEEIIENFIQFKITDFIHELLSKNTIQAIKILNHFKKKKYDKLLLIQKIQTYLIHFVKIQNNMPLNTKQYSSNNINKIFKKNNYHIRNKKLYKIINFLTKIEIKIKKYNTKLFWFNLKILITMF
- a CDS encoding mechanosensitive ion channel domain-containing protein yields the protein MHELNVINNINYVGNWIVHNRIIFLNNHMINIIFAITIMILGFIIAKILSIGIKTVLSSKHIDTTISEFLSTLSKYIIITCSTITSLSYIGVQTTSVIAILGAAGMAIGLALQGSLSNFSSGILLILLSPLRTGEYVVLGKATGTVLNIHIFYTTLRTLDGKIIIVPNNKITSNNIINYSREPYRRNEFVIHIPYNANVDTVIQILKKVIHEEPKIIQEKDIIIGLSKFDSYAMRFIIRCWSNTNDLNTVYWDVMSKIKKALDDNKITISYSVLNINVIKNKKI
- a CDS encoding phosphoglycerate kinase; this translates as MKIKNMLHMNELNLKNKKVLIRVDFNVPIVNNKIMSDMRIQASIPTIQLALKNHAKVIVMSHLGRPKEGKYQKQFSLLPIFQYLKKIFNKTKIYFSNNLNKIQINSGELLILENVRFNIGEKNNDISLSQKYASLCDIFVMDAFGSAHRKESSTFGIGMFTKIACAGPLLISEIKKLSIVLKNPERPMISIVGGSKISTKFKLIQSLAKLSDTVIVGGGIANTFLAIDYNIGKSLYEPKFIDMAKKIKHQYNIIIPIDSRVGTNFSTKSSAIVKKPFEIHNNEEIMDLGDKSIENMTKIIKKAKTILWNGPVGVFEFPKFSIGTKKLATSIANSKAFSIAGGGETISVINMFNIQNKISYISTGGGAFLEFIEKNTLSSIHMLEISKKKYNLKNNKII